A window of the Bacillus sp. A301a_S52 genome harbors these coding sequences:
- a CDS encoding LCP family protein, producing the protein MKKVMIILGSLFLVSLLAVGGYGFYLYKSVQTTVNSSMHTELNREKPDLREFVVNMEAREPVSFLLLGVDAEESTSGRTDTMMVITVNPDDESMRMVSIPRDTLMEIPGLGKQDKVNHAFAFGGPDMAISAIENYLDIPIDYFLTVNMDGFQEMVDALGGVTVQNELDFSQNGHEFNQGELFLNGDQALAYARMRKEDPRGDLGRNERQRQIVNSMIKEGAQLSSITRAESILDALGNNIMTNLTFDNMISLQQNYMSATRNQETLELTGTGDMIDGVWYLIVPEEERIQLSGELRTHLGLESNESFALTEEDHEDEES; encoded by the coding sequence CGGTCAATTCTAGTATGCATACAGAACTTAACCGCGAAAAACCCGATTTGAGAGAGTTTGTAGTCAATATGGAAGCACGAGAACCTGTATCGTTTTTACTTCTCGGTGTTGATGCGGAAGAATCCACCTCAGGGCGTACAGATACGATGATGGTTATTACCGTTAACCCTGACGATGAATCTATGAGAATGGTAAGCATTCCCCGAGACACCCTTATGGAAATACCTGGGCTTGGTAAACAAGACAAAGTTAATCATGCCTTTGCATTTGGCGGTCCAGATATGGCAATTTCAGCTATCGAAAACTACTTGGATATCCCTATTGATTATTTCTTAACAGTCAATATGGACGGTTTTCAAGAGATGGTTGATGCACTCGGTGGTGTTACCGTTCAAAACGAACTGGATTTTTCACAAAACGGGCATGAATTTAATCAAGGAGAGCTTTTCTTAAATGGTGATCAAGCTTTAGCTTATGCACGTATGCGAAAGGAAGATCCACGAGGTGATCTTGGACGAAATGAGCGTCAACGACAAATCGTAAATAGTATGATTAAAGAAGGAGCTCAACTAAGTTCAATAACACGAGCAGAGTCTATTTTAGATGCCCTAGGTAACAATATTATGACAAATTTAACATTCGATAATATGATTAGTTTACAGCAAAATTATATGAGTGCAACACGTAACCAGGAAACACTAGAGTTAACAGGAACTGGAGATATGATCGATGGTGTATGGTACTTAATTGTCCCTGAAGAAGAGCGAATACAGCTCAGCGGTGAACTAAGAACTCATCTTGGCTTGGAGAGCAATGAAAGCTTTGCTCTTACTGAAGAAGATCATGAGGATGAAGAGTCTTAA
- a CDS encoding LCP family protein: MMARSLSKNKKRPRSVLKIMLLTFLGVFLLAAGALAYMVHQLASVTSSAQQELERGERSELREEAVNPDIDPVSILFLGLDTRDGDLSGRTDAMVLVTFNPDEGTVKMLNIPRDSRVNISGRYEQDKINHAHAYGGIDMTVETVEQLFDIPVDYYVSLNFDAFMEIIDDIGGITVDSPMTFTETDNATYGTLTIYEGEQELNGEEALAYVRMRKSDPTGDLGRGERQKEVIEAVIREMASFSTITRFNSLMDTIERNLDTNASFNDIVAMHSYASELDKIESLNYDGTDYVEDGVYYFVPDERSIALVSQRLQKHLGLRQTVDSYLLEPSEKPETSTEGNTGGQGVEGDSQEGHYVPEETDVYQPQLGESNSGF; this comes from the coding sequence ATGATGGCACGATCTCTTAGCAAAAATAAAAAAAGGCCTCGGTCTGTCTTGAAAATTATGCTTTTAACATTTTTAGGGGTGTTTCTTTTAGCAGCAGGCGCTTTAGCCTATATGGTTCATCAGCTTGCTAGCGTTACCTCCAGTGCCCAACAAGAGCTTGAGAGGGGTGAACGCTCTGAACTACGGGAAGAGGCAGTTAATCCCGATATCGATCCTGTCTCAATTCTTTTTCTAGGATTAGATACACGAGATGGCGATTTAAGTGGAAGAACAGATGCTATGGTCCTCGTGACATTTAATCCGGATGAGGGCACTGTTAAGATGTTGAATATTCCCCGGGATTCTAGAGTGAATATTAGTGGCAGGTATGAACAGGACAAGATAAATCATGCTCATGCATATGGTGGAATAGACATGACAGTTGAAACGGTCGAGCAACTTTTTGATATTCCTGTTGATTATTATGTTTCACTAAATTTCGATGCTTTTATGGAAATTATAGATGATATAGGTGGTATTACAGTTGATTCACCGATGACATTTACTGAAACAGATAACGCTACTTATGGCACATTGACGATATACGAAGGTGAACAGGAATTGAACGGGGAAGAGGCACTTGCATATGTCAGAATGAGAAAGTCAGACCCAACAGGTGACCTCGGACGTGGCGAACGACAAAAAGAAGTCATAGAAGCTGTTATTCGAGAAATGGCCTCTTTTAGTACGATTACACGTTTTAATTCATTGATGGATACGATAGAGCGTAATTTAGATACGAATGCCAGCTTTAATGATATTGTTGCCATGCACTCATACGCAAGCGAGCTTGACAAGATTGAATCGTTAAATTATGACGGGACAGATTACGTTGAAGACGGAGTTTATTACTTCGTACCTGATGAACGGTCGATTGCATTAGTATCACAACGGTTACAAAAACATCTAGGCTTACGTCAAACGGTCGACAGTTATTTACTTGAACCGTCAGAAAAACCAGAAACTTCTACAGAAGGAAATACTGGTGGGCAAGGCGTAGAAGGGGATAGTCAGGAAGGTCATTATGTACCTGAAGAGACAGATGTCTATCAGCCACAGTTAGGTGAAAGTAATAGTGGATTTTAA
- the galU gene encoding UTP--glucose-1-phosphate uridylyltransferase GalU — MPKVKKAIIPAAGLGTRFLPATKAQPKEMLPIVDKPTIQYIVEEAIESGIEDIMIISGRGKRAIEDHFDKSYELEETLLKKEKLTLLEEIQQISNLANIHYIRQKEPKGLGHAISCAKHFVGNEPFAVLLGDDIVQSNGNPCLKQLIDVFERYNSSVVGVQPVPDEDVSKYGIVSPKSAEIEPGVIHVADLVEKPAKEEAPSNYAIMGRYVLRPEIFDILDNLPPGAGNEIQLTDAIKTLNDSQIVLAYQFTGDRYDVGDKLGFVKATVDFALQRDDLKDNMIDYLKGVSQKYLEKKI; from the coding sequence ATGCCTAAAGTTAAAAAAGCGATTATACCTGCGGCTGGACTCGGAACTCGATTTTTGCCTGCCACCAAGGCTCAACCAAAGGAAATGCTTCCCATTGTTGATAAACCAACTATTCAATACATAGTTGAGGAAGCCATTGAATCTGGTATAGAAGATATTATGATCATCAGTGGTCGTGGTAAGCGTGCCATTGAAGATCACTTTGATAAATCATATGAATTGGAAGAGACTTTATTAAAAAAAGAAAAATTAACACTTCTTGAAGAAATTCAACAGATTTCAAACTTAGCAAATATTCATTACATTCGTCAGAAAGAACCAAAAGGATTAGGGCATGCCATCAGCTGTGCTAAACACTTTGTCGGCAACGAACCGTTTGCTGTCCTTTTAGGGGACGATATCGTTCAATCAAACGGTAACCCTTGTCTTAAACAACTAATTGATGTTTTTGAACGCTACAATTCGTCAGTTGTCGGTGTGCAGCCAGTGCCTGATGAGGATGTTTCCAAATATGGTATTGTATCCCCAAAATCTGCTGAAATTGAACCTGGCGTCATTCATGTTGCAGACCTTGTTGAAAAGCCCGCCAAAGAAGAAGCACCATCTAACTATGCTATCATGGGCCGTTATGTTTTAAGACCAGAAATATTCGACATTTTAGATAACTTGCCTCCAGGGGCTGGTAACGAAATTCAATTGACAGATGCCATTAAAACGTTGAATGACAGTCAAATTGTCCTCGCTTATCAATTCACCGGGGATCGTTATGATGTTGGAGATAAATTAGGTTTTGTAAAAGCCACTGTCGATTTCGCTCTACAACGAGATGATTTAAAAGATAATATGATTGATTATCTAAAAGGTGTATCACAAAAGTATTTAGAGAAAAAGATATAA
- a CDS encoding UDP-glucose/GDP-mannose dehydrogenase family protein → MKKIAVVGTGYVGLVTGVALSDIGHDVTCIDIDEHKVKRMQEGKSPIYEPGLDDVMVRNIEAGRLHFTTSHQEGFNSKDVIYIAVGTPEKEDGTADLRFIDQVAADIAAHVTDDVIIVTKSTVPVGTNDYILNKIREQLRHNVAVNIVSNPEFLREGSAVYDAFHGDRIVVGADSKEVGDVIEDINKPFGIKVYRTDVRSAEMIKYASNAFLATKISFINEIANICEKVGANIEDVATGMGMDDRIGSKFLNAGIGYGGSCFPKDTKALAQIAANNDHHFELLESVIRVNNQQHSSLTTKAKAVMGSLKGKKVALLGLAFKPNTDDMRESPAIAVSNELLLAGANVTAYDPIAMDNAKKIIPEGVTYVDSTEEALTGADAAFIITDWTEFKELDLSVFVEKMATPLLFDGRNCYDLNTVASANINYYSIGRAPIENGVLKTTR, encoded by the coding sequence ATGAAGAAAATTGCTGTAGTAGGAACGGGATACGTCGGGTTAGTCACAGGAGTGGCGCTCTCGGATATCGGACACGATGTGACATGCATTGATATTGACGAACATAAAGTTAAGCGCATGCAAGAGGGAAAATCCCCTATATACGAACCTGGTCTTGACGACGTTATGGTACGAAATATAGAAGCTGGACGACTCCATTTTACGACGAGTCATCAAGAAGGCTTTAATAGTAAAGATGTCATCTACATTGCTGTGGGTACACCTGAAAAAGAAGATGGGACCGCTGACTTGCGTTTCATTGACCAAGTTGCTGCAGATATTGCCGCACACGTCACAGATGATGTCATTATTGTGACTAAAAGTACTGTACCAGTAGGCACAAACGACTATATATTAAATAAGATTCGCGAACAGCTCCGTCATAACGTGGCGGTTAATATCGTCTCTAACCCTGAATTTTTACGTGAGGGTAGTGCTGTTTATGATGCTTTTCATGGCGATCGTATTGTCGTTGGTGCTGATTCAAAAGAAGTTGGAGATGTGATCGAAGACATTAATAAACCATTCGGTATCAAAGTCTATCGTACAGATGTTAGAAGCGCTGAAATGATTAAATACGCATCAAATGCTTTTTTAGCCACAAAAATTAGTTTCATCAATGAGATTGCTAACATTTGTGAAAAAGTCGGGGCCAATATAGAAGATGTCGCTACTGGGATGGGCATGGATGATCGTATCGGCAGTAAATTCTTAAATGCTGGAATTGGTTATGGTGGTTCGTGTTTTCCTAAGGATACAAAAGCACTTGCTCAAATTGCAGCCAATAACGATCATCACTTCGAGTTACTGGAATCCGTTATTCGCGTCAACAATCAGCAACATTCTAGCTTAACGACTAAAGCTAAAGCCGTTATGGGATCTTTGAAAGGTAAAAAAGTGGCACTATTAGGCCTTGCTTTCAAGCCGAACACCGATGACATGCGAGAATCACCTGCTATCGCAGTGAGCAATGAATTATTATTAGCCGGTGCTAATGTGACAGCTTATGATCCGATCGCTATGGATAACGCAAAAAAAATCATTCCGGAGGGCGTCACATATGTAGACAGCACAGAAGAAGCACTTACAGGTGCAGACGCAGCGTTTATCATTACTGATTGGACTGAATTTAAAGAATTAGATTTGAGTGTGTTCGTAGAAAAAATGGCGACTCCGCTACTTTTTGATGGCCGAAACTGCTATGATTTAAACACGGTCGCATCTGCCAATATTAACTACTATTCCATCGGACGAGCACCTATTGAGAATGGTGTTCTTAAAACAACCCGTTAG
- a CDS encoding family 43 glycosylhydrolase, which produces MRIKEGQELNIAGKLKETIELPKRIPVELENGVELYMTVEWDSPASVKYEKPETYTISGNVVLKDYSNPLIEQRADPYIYKHIDGYYYFTGSYPLYDRIVLRRAKTIEELSDAEEVVIWEAHGSGIMSKHIWAPELHYINGKWYIHFAAGDKDDVWAIRPYVLETGSDNPLTGKWEEKGQINTDFQSFSLDATTFEHKGKRYLVWAQKVDNDTVSNLYIAEMSNPWTIRGKQVLLATPEYAWEQSGFYVNEGPAMINRNGNVYIAYSGSATDDRYAMGLLIADENSDLLNPKSWEKLSDPVMVSNEKTREYGPGHNSFTVAEDGETDLFVYHARSYKEIEGNPLYDFNRHTRVQELLWRTDGLPYFGKPGQKLAENNPEVKVTITITEN; this is translated from the coding sequence ATACGCATAAAAGAAGGTCAAGAATTGAATATAGCAGGTAAGCTAAAGGAAACGATTGAATTACCAAAAAGAATACCAGTTGAATTAGAAAATGGTGTTGAATTGTATATGACTGTGGAATGGGATTCGCCGGCATCTGTTAAATACGAAAAGCCAGAAACATACACAATATCAGGAAACGTGGTGTTGAAAGACTACTCGAACCCATTGATAGAGCAGAGAGCTGATCCGTATATTTACAAGCATATAGATGGTTATTATTACTTTACAGGTTCTTATCCTTTATACGACCGTATTGTATTAAGGCGGGCCAAAACAATAGAAGAGTTGTCAGATGCTGAAGAAGTTGTTATTTGGGAAGCACATGGGTCAGGGATTATGTCTAAACATATATGGGCACCAGAATTACATTATATTAACGGTAAATGGTACATCCATTTTGCAGCAGGTGATAAGGATGACGTATGGGCTATACGACCATACGTGCTTGAGACGGGCAGTGACAACCCTCTAACAGGAAAATGGGAAGAGAAGGGACAAATTAATACAGATTTTCAAAGCTTTTCATTAGATGCTACGACATTTGAACATAAAGGAAAACGCTACTTAGTGTGGGCGCAAAAAGTGGATAATGATACTGTGTCTAATTTATATATTGCTGAGATGAGTAATCCGTGGACAATAAGAGGGAAACAAGTTCTATTAGCTACACCAGAATATGCTTGGGAACAATCGGGCTTTTATGTGAATGAAGGCCCGGCCATGATTAATCGAAATGGAAATGTATATATTGCTTATTCGGGGAGTGCAACGGATGATAGATATGCAATGGGCTTATTAATAGCAGATGAAAACAGTGATTTATTGAATCCTAAATCGTGGGAGAAATTATCGGATCCTGTCATGGTATCCAATGAAAAAACGCGCGAATATGGTCCGGGACACAATAGTTTTACAGTGGCGGAAGATGGAGAGACAGACTTATTTGTCTATCACGCGCGATCTTATAAAGAGATTGAAGGGAACCCACTTTATGATTTTAACAGGCATACTCGTGTACAAGAGTTACTTTGGAGAACAGATGGCTTACCGTACTTTGGTAAGCCGGGCCAAAAGTTAGCTGAAAATAACCCAGAAGTTAAGGTGACCATCACCATCACTGAAAATTAA
- a CDS encoding carbohydrate ABC transporter permease — protein MKKNMKVSKYLAYLFLIIVSAIWVIPVIFGITTSFRSQTEVVNEGFRLLPVNWIVDNYVTILENTSTAPIMQWVWNSIFIATTHTLLVIVVISITGYGYTRMTFKGRDVLFFTLLAISFFPNVVNLIPSYKIIDILGWVNTPWAMIVPGLAGMANIFLVRQFMKGIPRELDESARVDGANDFQIFFRIILPLVKPILVVCGLFSFVGSWNDFLWPVIVYTDVQKMPVTAGLLLLQDVYGNYRMIGQLMGSAILAIIPTLLLFFFAQKYFVQAIKLNAGIKG, from the coding sequence ATGAAAAAAAACATGAAAGTCTCTAAATATTTAGCATACTTATTCCTCATTATTGTAAGTGCAATCTGGGTTATTCCAGTTATTTTTGGAATTACGACATCATTTCGATCACAGACAGAAGTAGTCAATGAAGGATTTAGATTACTTCCAGTAAACTGGATCGTGGATAACTATGTCACAATTTTAGAAAACACATCTACAGCACCAATTATGCAATGGGTTTGGAACTCTATCTTTATAGCGACGACACATACTTTATTAGTTATTGTTGTCATCTCTATCACTGGATACGGCTATACACGAATGACATTTAAAGGAAGAGACGTTTTATTTTTTACGTTGCTAGCAATTTCTTTCTTCCCAAATGTGGTAAACCTTATCCCTTCTTACAAAATTATCGACATTTTAGGCTGGGTTAACACACCTTGGGCGATGATTGTTCCCGGTTTAGCAGGGATGGCAAATATCTTTTTAGTCAGACAGTTTATGAAAGGAATACCAAGAGAACTGGACGAATCAGCACGCGTAGATGGAGCGAATGATTTTCAAATATTCTTTCGTATTATCTTACCGCTTGTAAAACCGATACTTGTCGTATGTGGCTTGTTTTCTTTTGTTGGGTCTTGGAATGATTTCTTATGGCCGGTGATCGTATATACCGATGTACAAAAAATGCCAGTTACAGCAGGGTTATTGTTGCTCCAGGATGTCTATGGAAACTATCGTATGATTGGACAATTGATGGGATCGGCGATTTTAGCGATCATCCCGACATTATTGTTATTCTTCTTTGCCCAAAAATACTTTGTTCAGGCCATTAAATTAAATGCAGGTATTAAAGGTTAG
- a CDS encoding sugar ABC transporter permease — translation MNKKINLTPAFFIGPHIILFIVFILIPSIYGIYASFTRWNLVSDPIWVGLDNYRTILFNEDSTFYHQFYNGMKNTFIFVAVSVPIMIVLPLMIAVSMEHKEVKMKNLFQTLLYIPGLISISAAALIWSLIFNKQLGVVSNVFGSEPVWAATQPYAWITIIMITVWAGIGGNMIIYRASINGVSEDLYESAEIDGAGPVRKFFHVTLPSIRFPLIYTLIMSTAGAFNVFAQPLMMTDGGPGQSTTVLMMYIRDLAFSHGESIAGIASAMAVLLGLVILVISAIQYYLMSRNTA, via the coding sequence ATGAATAAAAAAATAAATTTAACACCAGCTTTCTTTATCGGTCCTCACATCATTTTATTCATCGTGTTTATCTTAATTCCATCTATTTATGGTATTTATGCCTCGTTTACGAGATGGAATTTAGTTAGCGATCCAATTTGGGTAGGGTTAGATAATTATCGAACTATCCTTTTTAATGAAGACTCAACTTTTTACCATCAGTTTTATAATGGGATGAAAAACACATTTATTTTTGTAGCAGTCAGTGTTCCAATTATGATTGTGCTTCCTTTAATGATTGCTGTTTCAATGGAGCACAAAGAAGTTAAAATGAAAAACCTCTTTCAAACGCTTTTATACATCCCTGGCCTCATATCTATTTCAGCTGCAGCGTTAATTTGGTCCCTAATTTTTAATAAGCAATTAGGTGTTGTGAGTAATGTATTTGGATCGGAACCAGTATGGGCTGCAACTCAGCCATACGCATGGATAACAATTATTATGATTACTGTTTGGGCTGGAATAGGTGGGAATATGATTATTTATCGTGCTTCTATTAACGGTGTGTCCGAAGATTTATATGAATCTGCCGAAATTGATGGAGCTGGACCAGTTAGAAAATTCTTTCATGTTACCTTGCCGTCTATTCGTTTTCCGTTAATTTATACCCTTATTATGTCAACCGCAGGAGCATTTAATGTATTTGCGCAACCGTTAATGATGACAGATGGAGGACCGGGACAAAGCACAACCGTTCTCATGATGTATATTCGTGATTTAGCATTTAGTCATGGTGAATCAATTGCAGGTATTGCATCTGCAATGGCTGTGTTACTCGGGTTAGTCATTTTAGTCATTTCAGCGATTCAATATTACTTAATGAGTCGTAATACGGCTTAA
- a CDS encoding extracellular solute-binding protein — protein sequence MKHISKIMLAFSLSVVLLSGCGGNKNTIEFWTPLTGDDGANMDALVDAYNETEPEYEINHVITSDMYTKMYTVLNSGSGIPDLAIIHADRVPNFVNQGLLEPMAPILEAHPDINEENYLLEAWDAGTVDGTQYTVPLDIHGSAMYYNEDLLAKYGVEHWLDDDVVTFDEMLSLQGQFEEGDYVLNDALLSWVIFAQIQNLGGDIQDENGDPAVDTPEMKEAIEAIKELSDAGLMTPFGEDGYLAFQSGNVLFSTDGTWSSLGHAEVEGLNFGVTNIYAFEPDVFHNRASSHLFALLKSEDRTDEKVEGIGEFLDFLRENSMEWAEAGQIVASVDVIESPEYENYLQSFFTSTEEQTNSLYIYTYEHYPYIAEALDNYSADMVHGEIGIEEGLAEMQRFVNDRVSEGTLDIENVVTEEEEED from the coding sequence ATGAAACATATATCTAAAATAATGTTGGCGTTTTCTTTATCGGTTGTGTTGTTATCTGGGTGTGGTGGTAATAAGAACACAATAGAATTTTGGACACCATTAACGGGTGATGATGGGGCTAACATGGACGCCCTTGTCGATGCTTACAATGAAACGGAGCCTGAATATGAAATTAACCATGTTATTACGTCAGATATGTACACAAAAATGTATACTGTCCTAAACTCAGGAAGCGGTATCCCAGATTTGGCTATTATTCATGCTGACCGTGTACCCAATTTTGTTAATCAAGGGTTATTGGAACCGATGGCCCCTATTTTGGAGGCACATCCAGATATAAACGAAGAGAATTACCTATTGGAAGCTTGGGACGCAGGTACGGTTGATGGTACTCAATATACCGTTCCATTAGATATTCACGGCAGCGCTATGTATTATAACGAGGACTTACTAGCTAAATACGGTGTTGAGCATTGGTTAGATGATGACGTTGTTACTTTTGATGAAATGCTCTCTCTACAAGGACAGTTCGAGGAAGGTGATTACGTTCTGAATGATGCACTCTTAAGCTGGGTTATCTTTGCCCAAATTCAGAACTTAGGTGGCGATATCCAAGATGAAAATGGAGACCCTGCAGTTGATACTCCAGAAATGAAAGAAGCTATTGAAGCGATAAAAGAGCTTTCTGATGCGGGCTTAATGACACCTTTTGGGGAAGACGGCTACTTAGCATTTCAGTCAGGGAATGTTTTATTTTCAACTGATGGAACGTGGAGTTCACTTGGCCATGCTGAAGTGGAAGGGTTAAACTTTGGTGTTACAAATATTTATGCGTTTGAACCTGATGTGTTTCACAATCGAGCATCTTCACACTTATTTGCTTTGTTAAAAAGTGAGGATAGAACAGACGAGAAGGTGGAAGGAATTGGTGAGTTTTTAGATTTCCTCCGAGAGAATTCTATGGAATGGGCAGAAGCTGGACAGATCGTAGCAAGTGTGGATGTTATTGAAAGTCCAGAGTATGAGAACTATTTGCAATCATTTTTTACCTCAACTGAAGAACAGACGAATTCTTTATACATTTATACGTATGAACATTACCCATATATTGCAGAAGCGCTAGATAATTATTCAGCTGATATGGTTCATGGGGAAATTGGAATTGAGGAAGGACTAGCAGAAATGCAACGCTTTGTAAATGATCGCGTATCAGAAGGAACATTAGATATAGAAAACGTAGTAACCGAGGAAGAAGAGGAAGACTAG
- the essA gene encoding type VII secretion protein EssA, with protein MKRSKLLSIILLIVVVFSITTVVYGEGNTPPEPNIYEKREINIINNGRDSSIQRDQLPQEQLGLTFEERELTESDLLEGELFQVSVIETNTITTKSDQLGLFSKEDIEIRRQIEDIGSEQSDYDIVLVLIVAVVVIILLMFVIIIPKLKPAPPQKKIKKA; from the coding sequence ATGAAGCGAAGCAAGCTTCTTAGTATAATATTGCTCATTGTTGTAGTGTTTAGTATCACGACTGTTGTTTATGGAGAAGGTAATACCCCTCCAGAGCCAAATATTTATGAAAAAAGAGAAATTAATATAATTAATAATGGTCGAGATAGTAGCATTCAACGAGATCAGCTACCACAAGAGCAACTTGGTTTAACATTTGAAGAGCGGGAGCTGACTGAAAGTGATTTATTAGAAGGCGAGTTATTTCAAGTGTCAGTTATTGAAACAAACACGATCACGACAAAATCAGATCAATTAGGATTATTTTCAAAAGAAGATATAGAGATTAGAAGACAAATAGAGGATATTGGATCTGAGCAAAGTGATTACGATATTGTGTTAGTTCTAATTGTCGCTGTTGTCGTCATCATCCTTCTAATGTTTGTGATTATTATTCCTAAATTAAAGCCTGCTCCTCCACAGAAAAAAATTAAAAAAGCATAA